One Paramisgurnus dabryanus chromosome 8, PD_genome_1.1, whole genome shotgun sequence DNA window includes the following coding sequences:
- the LOC135771889 gene encoding LOW QUALITY PROTEIN: B-cell receptor CD22 (The sequence of the model RefSeq protein was modified relative to this genomic sequence to represent the inferred CDS: inserted 1 base in 1 codon), which yields MLYRQMMFPESIPLFLIVLVFSSSSESIQPFIKVPETKQTKSEGSCVTISCTYDQGLDENLKLLWFKNPEYDQKTKNYIGTIVYSNADDRPQSAGYSSRVEYITDKTKKTPETLXMKCDLRINDLQKTDSGYYGFRFIGLDNYKYMSTPMSLTVTDNPCKVKIDSSEIKYSVKESDEFTVRCSTSVSCSSHPEWILHKPGRNPERVTSLNNRYTQDKEEKEGKKITRLKFNPTYKDDNMILSCRPEESQDSCLTRNITLSVEYAPKEVKATVSSDNVKEGDSVTLSCTSRGRPDATISWFKQGSEKSQLAEWRLVNVKQGDSGQYYCKAENKHGNVKSNIISFNVKYGPKEVSVTPAVNINDLREGDELKLKCSAVVSNPPVKWFYWYLNNSQLRQQTSQTLTISRVTPEHKGSYYCEAYNGINTAKSNEVQVSVKYPPSTPELTMKNEVREYDVISIICKVQSFPASELTVTGPSDLTNIQTSRMNSTKSENMIQIYLNITESDAGVFRCTAKNSEGTKYTEIKLQVLHAPKNVIVRSDGDQMIGHKLTLACNSRSNPTSSSYEWKKLINGELKTVGKSQELQLHQFILRNWEHPVYLMCSADAHPPPKDFKCYRLENKTILSNHQNFTVLPQNPGMYYCTATNDIGTSQSEHITLFYHSFDTLDFSMIMSFLTGMTMSAVIFSVVLCCQESYKRKNWHEMMDPNVETTVIWEVFHDEVQPQY from the exons ATGCTCTACAGGCAGATGATGTTTCCTGAATCAATTCCTCTGTTTTTGATTG TTCTTGTGTTCAGTTCCTCATCTGAATCAATtcaaccttttataaaagttcccgaaacaaaacaaacaaaatctgaaggatcATGTGTCACCATCTCCTGTACTTATGATCAAGGACTGGATGAAAACTTGAAACTTCTCTGGTTTAAGAATCCAGAATATGATCAAAAGACAAAAAACTATATTGGGACTATTGTATATAGTAACGCAGATGATCGTCCCCAGTCAGCAGGTTACTCGAGTAGAGTCGAATACATCactgataaaacaaaaaaaaccccagAAACTC GGATGAAATGTGATTTAAGAATCAATGATCTACAGAAGACAGACAGTGGATATTACGGCTTTAGATTCATTGGCTTAGACAACTACAAGTACATGAGCACACCTATGAGTCTCACAGTTACAG ACAATCCTTGTAAGGTGAAGATTGATTCATCAGAGATTAAGTATTCAGTCAAAGAGTCAGATGAATTTACTGTTCGCTGTTCAACCTCTGTTTCCTGCTCATCTCATCCTGAGTGGATTCTCCATAAACCAGGAAGAAATCCAGAAAGAGTGACGTCAttaaataatagatacacacaGGATAAAGAGGAAAAAGAAGGCAAAAAGATCACCAGACTGAAATTCAATCCAACGTATAAAGATGACAACATGATCTTGTCTTGTCGTCCAGAAGAAAGTCAGGACAGCTGCCTCACTAGAAATATCACTCTGTCTGTTGAAT ATGCACCAAAGGAAGTAAAAGCAACAGTGAGCTCTGATAATGTGAAGGAAGGAGATTCTGTTACTCTCTCCTGCACCTCTAGAGGTCGCCCTGATGCCACCATCTCATGGTTTAAACAAGGGAGCGAAAAATCACAATTGGCTGAGTGGAGACTAGTTAATGTTAAACAAGGAGACAGTGGACAATACTACTGCAAAGCTGAAAACAAGCacggaaatgtaaaatcaaataTAATTTCTTTCAATGTTAAGT ATGGTCCAAAAGAGGTCAGTGTGACACCTGCTGTTAACATCAATGATCTCAGAGAGGGAGATGAGCTGAAACTGAAGTGTTCAGCAGTAGTCAGTAATCCACCAGTCAAATGGTTTTATTGGTACTTGAATAATTCCCAGTTAAGGCAACAAACCAGTCAGACATTAACCATCAGTCGAGTTACACCAGAACACAAGGGCTCATATTACTGCGAAGCATACAATGGAATAAATACAGCAAAATCTAATGAAGTTCAGGTATCTGTAAAGT ATCCCCCTTCTACACCTGAGTTGACCATGAAGAATGAAGTGAGAGAATATGATGTGATCTCAATAATCTGCAAAGTGCAAAGTTTTCCTGCATCAGAGCTGACAGTGACCGGACCCTCTGATCTCACAAATATTCAGACGAGTCGAATGAACAGCACTAAATCTGAAAACATGATACAAATCTACCTGAATATAACTGAGTCAGATGcaggtgtgttcaggtgcacGGCAAAAAATTCAGAGGGAACAAAATACACTGAAATAAAGCTGCAGGTGTTAC ATGCACCTAAAAATGTTATCGTGAGATCTGATGGGGATCAGATGATAGGACACAAGCTGACTCTTGCATGTAACTCTCGATCTAATCCAACATCATCCTCTTATGAGTGGAAGAAACTCATCAATGGAGAATTAAAGACGGTTGGGAAATCACAGGAACTTCAACTTCACCAGTTTATATTAAG GAATTGGGAGCATCCAGTCTATCTGATGTGTAGTGCTGATGCTCATCCTCCTCCGAAAGATTTCAAATGCTACAGATTGGAGAATAAAACAATCTTGTCAAACCATCAAAACTTCACCGTTCTACCTCAGAACCCAGGAATGTACTACTGCACCGCAACCAATGATATTGGGACCTCACAATCTGAACACATCACGCTATTTTACCACA GTTTTGACACTTTGGACTTTTCAATGATTATGTCATTTTTGACGGGAATGACGATGTCTGCAGTCATCTTCTCTGTGGTTTTGTGTTGTCAGGAGTCATACAAAAG